From the Luteolibacter rhizosphaerae genome, one window contains:
- a CDS encoding glycosyltransferase family 39 protein, which produces MSSPTTSHFETAVMIRRILFFLVLISFTLLNLLPLFRGLNTPQAMEQAAIGREIARGNGFVTKMVRPLAYYEAEKENSGPVAFTDFRDTYHAPLNPLILGAALKLVGADKPDAWPMGTGELIYPLDRVVALVSTLFFLMSIGVCYLLVGRIFDPKIAGVTAVLMMLCDLMWQFSQSGLPQMLLMLLFSCGLYFTYRAMEAQEEGRSSLGMAILGTAFFVLMCLAHWIAIWIFLGFAIFAAVVFRPRGVVALAALGLLAVAISVPLIRANDITGQPFGTGFYVFYNGLAGGAESMVMRNHDLQSEPLSLDGLLLKILGTTLVQASDLLPFLGGILAAPVFFISLLHPFKRRTIAHFRWGILLMWAFAALGMAVFGIDRDLSTNPNQIHILFAPIMAAYGLAFISILWTRLDFVAQAPFLRNAHFVVLIVLSAAPMLLTLPNKVKIGMWLSKGGVPWEGYRADLLSKNLPEYFKPKDKTSEVPTPVIVSDQPWAVAWYTDTPSVWLPKNRRGFEKLEDTAARLGTPFTGILITPSSFDSGIPSTVRGQYGEFGSLVFNGYVSTLTASSAQRNGIAIMSMDGKLEPIARRYDVLRPLTWEFVWYGSRTTAPEGQR; this is translated from the coding sequence CTGGTTCTGATCAGTTTCACCCTGCTCAACCTGCTGCCTCTTTTCCGGGGGCTGAATACGCCGCAGGCCATGGAGCAGGCGGCCATCGGGCGGGAGATCGCCCGCGGCAATGGCTTTGTGACCAAGATGGTCCGCCCGCTCGCCTATTATGAGGCGGAGAAGGAGAACAGCGGCCCGGTGGCCTTCACCGATTTCCGGGACACCTATCATGCGCCGCTGAACCCCTTGATCCTCGGGGCCGCGCTCAAGCTCGTGGGGGCCGACAAGCCCGACGCTTGGCCGATGGGCACCGGCGAGTTGATCTATCCCTTGGACCGTGTGGTCGCCTTGGTCTCGACACTCTTCTTTCTGATGTCGATCGGGGTCTGCTACCTGCTGGTAGGCAGGATATTCGATCCCAAGATAGCCGGCGTCACCGCGGTGCTCATGATGCTCTGCGACCTGATGTGGCAGTTTTCCCAGAGCGGCCTGCCGCAGATGCTGCTCATGCTGCTCTTTTCCTGCGGCCTCTATTTCACCTACCGCGCCATGGAGGCGCAGGAGGAAGGTCGGAGTAGCTTGGGCATGGCCATCCTCGGCACGGCCTTCTTCGTGCTGATGTGCTTGGCCCATTGGATCGCAATCTGGATCTTTCTCGGCTTCGCGATCTTCGCCGCCGTGGTCTTCCGGCCGCGCGGTGTGGTGGCTCTGGCCGCCCTCGGCCTGCTGGCGGTGGCCATCAGCGTCCCGCTGATCCGGGCAAACGATATCACGGGCCAGCCTTTCGGCACCGGCTTCTACGTCTTCTATAATGGCCTCGCCGGTGGTGCGGAGTCCATGGTGATGAGAAACCATGACCTCCAGAGCGAGCCCCTTTCCTTGGATGGTCTCCTGTTGAAAATCCTCGGCACGACCTTGGTGCAGGCTTCGGACCTCCTGCCCTTCCTGGGCGGTATTCTTGCCGCGCCGGTGTTCTTCATCTCCTTGCTCCACCCCTTCAAGCGCCGAACCATCGCCCATTTCCGCTGGGGGATCCTGCTCATGTGGGCATTCGCCGCCCTCGGCATGGCCGTTTTCGGGATTGATCGGGATCTCTCCACCAACCCGAACCAGATCCATATTCTCTTTGCCCCGATCATGGCGGCCTATGGATTGGCCTTCATCTCCATCCTTTGGACCCGGCTTGATTTCGTGGCCCAGGCTCCCTTCCTGCGGAACGCCCATTTCGTGGTGCTCATCGTTCTTTCCGCCGCCCCCATGCTCCTCACGCTCCCGAACAAGGTGAAGATCGGCATGTGGCTCAGCAAGGGCGGCGTTCCATGGGAGGGCTATCGCGCCGACTTGCTGAGCAAGAATCTCCCGGAATACTTCAAGCCGAAGGACAAGACCAGTGAGGTTCCGACTCCCGTGATCGTCTCCGACCAACCTTGGGCGGTCGCATGGTACACGGACACGCCCTCCGTCTGGTTGCCCAAGAACCGTCGTGGTTTCGAGAAATTGGAAGACACGGCCGCCCGTCTTGGCACTCCCTTCACTGGCATCCTCATCACTCCGAGCTCCTTCGATTCGGGTATCCCATCGACAGTCCGGGGCCAGTATGGCGAGTTCGGATCCTTGGTTTTCAACGGCTACGTGAGCACCCTCACCGCCAGCAGCGCCCAGCGGAATGGCATCGCCATCATGTCCATGGACGGCAAGCTCGAGCCCATCGCCCGCCGCTATGACGTCCTGCGCCCTCTCACTTGGGAGTTCGTCTGGTACGGCAGCCGAACCACCGCCCCGGAGGGTCAGCGCTGA
- the xseB gene encoding exodeoxyribonuclease VII small subunit, producing the protein MATRKKADPAAAETGETSFEAALAELEGIVAAMEEEQLPLEELVARYEKGSKLLARCETVLASARKRLQTISAQAAADAAAAAGENEDSPDEDDEPAGHQPGTPDDNDDDDDIRLF; encoded by the coding sequence ATGGCTACCCGTAAAAAAGCCGATCCGGCAGCCGCCGAAACGGGCGAAACCAGCTTCGAAGCCGCCCTCGCCGAGCTGGAGGGAATCGTCGCCGCCATGGAGGAAGAGCAACTTCCTCTTGAGGAATTGGTCGCCCGCTACGAAAAGGGCTCGAAATTGCTCGCGCGCTGCGAGACGGTCCTCGCCTCCGCCCGGAAACGCCTCCAAACCATCTCCGCCCAAGCCGCTGCCGATGCCGCGGCGGCCGCCGGGGAGAATGAAGATTCTCCGGACGAAGACGACGAACCTGCCGGCCACCAGCCCGGCACCCCGGACGATAACGACGACGATGACGACATCCGCCTCTTCTGA
- the dxs gene encoding 1-deoxy-D-xylulose-5-phosphate synthase, which produces MTTSASSEHSALGPLLAAIRSPEDVKNLPEADLIKLAAEIRHSLITCLSRTGGHLGPNLGVVELTVALHRVFSTPEDQFVFDVAHQGYVHKMLTGRADRIHTIRTYQGLNGFLLRSESEHDSYGAGHAGTALSAALGMAAARDLAKEDSHVVAVAGDAAFTCGPTLEALNNIAETTKRFIVVLNDNEWSIDKNVGAIARYFNALQTHSTYASVRNTAADFVEKVAGKAVRKLAHKVEEGAKNLLFPNVLFEKFGLRYYGPIDGHDLPLLVRTFEHLKTLNEPVVLHIITEKGRGYQPALDNPGKFHGLGAYKIEDGSTDVSATPTCSDIFGRTVTDMAKADEKVVAITAAMPGGTKLEIFKKELPARYYDVGIAEEHAALFACGMATKGFKPFLAIYSTFMQRAYDMIIHDMALQGLPVRLCMDRGGLSGDDGPTHHGLFDIGYLRPVPGLVHMQPANEAEFIAMLKWMSTYEAGPSAIRYPRGPINGTPLEASVTPIELGKSVVVAEGTDVLLLGLGTLFSMAEKTKAMLEERGLSVSLVNPRFIKPLDTSVIERLAKQAKVVCTFEDHVLHNGFGCGVIELLSDARITTPVERIGWPDEFVEHGKPDILMKLHGMTAEAAFEKIIAHF; this is translated from the coding sequence ATGACGACATCCGCCTCTTCTGAGCATTCCGCCCTCGGCCCCTTGCTTGCCGCCATCCGTTCGCCTGAAGACGTCAAAAATCTCCCGGAGGCCGATCTGATCAAGCTGGCCGCGGAGATCCGGCATTCGCTCATCACCTGCCTTTCCCGGACCGGCGGTCACCTCGGCCCGAATCTCGGCGTCGTCGAACTCACCGTCGCGCTTCACCGCGTCTTCTCCACGCCGGAGGACCAGTTCGTCTTCGATGTCGCCCACCAGGGTTACGTCCACAAGATGCTCACCGGCCGTGCCGACCGCATCCACACGATCCGCACTTACCAAGGCTTGAACGGCTTCCTGCTCCGCAGCGAGTCGGAGCACGATAGCTACGGCGCGGGCCACGCCGGCACCGCTCTTTCCGCCGCCCTTGGCATGGCCGCCGCCCGCGATCTCGCGAAGGAAGACAGCCATGTCGTCGCCGTGGCCGGAGATGCCGCGTTTACTTGCGGCCCTACCCTCGAGGCGCTCAACAACATCGCGGAAACCACCAAGCGTTTCATCGTCGTGCTGAACGACAACGAGTGGTCGATCGACAAGAACGTCGGCGCCATCGCCCGCTATTTCAACGCCCTCCAGACCCACTCGACCTACGCCAGCGTCCGCAACACCGCCGCGGATTTCGTAGAGAAAGTGGCCGGCAAGGCCGTCCGCAAGCTCGCCCACAAGGTCGAGGAAGGCGCGAAGAACCTGCTCTTCCCGAACGTGCTTTTCGAGAAGTTCGGCCTGCGCTACTACGGCCCGATCGACGGTCACGATCTGCCGCTATTGGTCCGCACCTTCGAGCACCTCAAGACGCTCAACGAGCCGGTCGTCCTCCACATCATCACGGAGAAGGGCCGCGGCTATCAGCCGGCCCTCGACAATCCCGGCAAGTTCCACGGCCTCGGCGCCTACAAGATCGAGGACGGCTCCACCGATGTCTCGGCGACTCCGACTTGCTCGGACATCTTCGGCCGCACCGTGACCGACATGGCCAAGGCGGACGAAAAGGTCGTCGCCATCACCGCCGCCATGCCCGGCGGCACCAAGCTGGAGATCTTCAAGAAGGAGCTTCCCGCCCGCTACTATGACGTGGGCATCGCGGAAGAACACGCCGCGCTCTTCGCTTGCGGCATGGCCACGAAGGGTTTCAAGCCCTTCCTCGCCATCTACTCCACCTTCATGCAGCGCGCCTATGACATGATCATCCATGACATGGCGCTGCAGGGACTGCCCGTCCGCCTCTGCATGGACCGTGGCGGTCTCTCCGGCGATGACGGCCCGACCCACCACGGCCTTTTCGATATCGGCTACCTCCGCCCCGTTCCCGGCTTGGTTCACATGCAGCCTGCGAATGAAGCGGAGTTCATCGCGATGCTGAAGTGGATGTCTACCTACGAGGCCGGCCCCTCGGCCATCCGTTATCCCCGCGGCCCGATCAACGGTACCCCGCTCGAAGCCTCGGTCACGCCGATCGAACTCGGCAAGTCGGTGGTCGTCGCGGAAGGCACGGATGTTCTTCTCCTGGGTCTCGGTACCCTTTTCTCCATGGCGGAGAAGACCAAGGCCATGCTTGAAGAGCGCGGCCTTTCCGTCTCCCTAGTCAACCCGCGCTTCATCAAGCCTCTCGACACCTCGGTCATCGAGCGCCTCGCCAAGCAAGCCAAGGTCGTCTGCACCTTCGAGGACCACGTCCTCCACAATGGTTTCGGCTGCGGCGTCATCGAGCTCCTCTCCGACGCCCGCATCACCACTCCCGTCGAGCGCATCGGCTGGCCGGATGAGTTCGTCGAGCACGGCAAGCCGGACATCCTCATGAAGCTCCACGGCATGACCGCGGAAGCCGCATTCGAGAAGATCATCGCGCACTTCTAA
- a CDS encoding NAD-dependent epimerase/dehydratase family protein: MPILLLCGHGYLGQAISREFREEGWEVVALSLSGGDGTLACDVSSAEAVGGLDIAPDLIVHCAASGRGGPEAYRAVYRDGCRNLLEAFPGVRLIFTSSSSVYAQTDGSEVTEESAAMPDRETGMILRETEELVLAAGGGVARLSGIYGPGRSVILKKFLNGEAVIEEDGRRFLNQIHRDDAARAVRTLAEVEGPGIYNVSDSGPMSQRACYEALADIFGRELPPSGPRDPNRKRGWTHKRVSNAKLRKIGWEPEFPSFLDAVVSVAPTLEVEA; the protein is encoded by the coding sequence ATGCCGATTCTCCTGCTCTGCGGCCATGGCTATCTGGGCCAAGCGATTTCCCGCGAGTTCCGCGAGGAAGGCTGGGAGGTGGTGGCGCTGTCGCTTTCAGGAGGAGATGGGACGCTTGCCTGCGATGTGTCCTCGGCGGAGGCGGTGGGAGGCTTGGACATCGCACCGGACTTGATCGTGCACTGCGCGGCATCGGGCCGGGGCGGGCCGGAGGCTTACCGTGCGGTGTATCGGGACGGGTGCCGGAATCTGCTAGAGGCGTTTCCGGGCGTGAGGCTGATCTTCACTTCGAGCAGCTCGGTCTATGCGCAGACGGATGGCTCGGAGGTGACGGAGGAGAGCGCGGCCATGCCGGATCGCGAGACGGGGATGATCCTGCGCGAGACGGAGGAGCTGGTGCTGGCTGCGGGGGGGGGCGTGGCACGGCTCTCCGGGATCTATGGGCCGGGCCGCAGCGTGATTCTGAAGAAGTTCCTGAACGGCGAGGCGGTGATCGAGGAGGATGGTCGGCGATTTTTGAACCAGATCCATCGCGATGATGCGGCGAGGGCGGTGCGGACGCTGGCTGAGGTGGAGGGGCCGGGGATCTACAATGTTTCCGATTCGGGGCCGATGAGCCAGAGGGCGTGCTATGAGGCGCTCGCCGACATCTTCGGGAGGGAGTTGCCGCCGAGCGGACCAAGGGATCCGAACCGGAAGCGGGGTTGGACGCACAAGCGGGTGTCGAATGCCAAGCTGCGGAAAATAGGATGGGAACCGGAGTTCCCATCCTTTCTGGACGCGGTGGTGTCGGTGGCCCCGACCTTGGAAGTCGAGGCGTGA
- a CDS encoding YitT family protein produces MNLRAWLDRRHPVLEYTALAASGLLYAIALKYFVFPAKVILTGFEGVAAALAYFFKSDSLFMILYGISQAILVGFAFKKISKTFAIRTALSVGMVLVALPLLPEMKMADAHDERLILVLFGGILSGLAKALALRLRGSTGDEDILGAWFAMKYLKPVGSIAVISAAISCVFGLVLEYFSSGKIEPVINTLMYTAIFIFTGAETLNNFFRKFKLVMITAFGKEPDKIGRAITKAAPHRTFTIQGGTGGYSAEPLHLVRTIVTHEELPEILDAIEQDCPEAFHIHHDIEGVSRSYYIKPIG; encoded by the coding sequence TTGAACCTCCGCGCTTGGCTTGATCGGCGGCACCCCGTGCTGGAATACACCGCGCTGGCGGCCTCCGGGTTATTGTACGCCATCGCGCTGAAGTATTTCGTGTTCCCCGCGAAGGTGATCCTGACGGGCTTCGAGGGGGTGGCGGCGGCGCTGGCTTATTTCTTCAAGAGCGATTCGCTGTTCATGATCCTCTACGGGATCTCGCAGGCGATCCTGGTGGGATTCGCCTTCAAGAAGATCAGTAAAACCTTTGCGATCCGGACGGCGCTCTCGGTAGGGATGGTACTGGTGGCGCTGCCGCTGCTGCCGGAGATGAAGATGGCGGATGCGCATGACGAGCGGCTGATCCTGGTGCTCTTCGGCGGGATCTTGTCGGGACTGGCGAAGGCGCTGGCGCTGCGGCTGCGGGGCTCGACCGGGGACGAGGACATCCTGGGGGCGTGGTTCGCGATGAAGTATCTGAAGCCGGTGGGAAGCATCGCGGTGATTTCCGCGGCGATCTCCTGCGTCTTCGGTCTGGTGCTGGAATACTTCTCGTCCGGGAAGATCGAGCCGGTGATCAACACGCTGATGTATACGGCGATCTTCATCTTCACCGGGGCGGAGACGCTGAACAACTTCTTCCGGAAGTTCAAACTGGTGATGATCACGGCCTTCGGGAAAGAGCCGGACAAGATCGGGAGGGCGATCACGAAGGCGGCGCCGCACCGGACCTTCACGATCCAAGGCGGGACGGGCGGATACTCGGCGGAGCCGCTGCATCTGGTGCGGACGATCGTGACGCACGAGGAGCTGCCGGAGATTCTGGATGCGATCGAGCAGGATTGCCCGGAGGCCTTCCATATCCACCACGATATCGAGGGGGTGTCGCGGAGCTATTATATCAAGCCGATCGGTTGA
- a CDS encoding DUF7133 domain-containing protein — protein MNSLLTHASLCGLIATGLVTALQAQQQSDFYIREEIPLPPGEVMELGSIALMPEQKIAVTSRRGDLWICTGAYGSDLSKVNWSKFAEGLHEPLGMFWKDGWLYLTQRPEITRIKDSDGDGKADTFETINSDWGIKGDYHEYIFGSDPDKNGDIWTVLCLTGSFTAESPYRGWALRITPKGEMIPTCSGIRSPGGIGMNAEGDVFYTDNQGPWNGSSSLKWLKPGSFQGNPQGNKFYADTKAIGPRPVEPNDKSRILAERKRIPEFVPPTVVFPHAKVGHSPSGIVADTTGGKFGPWEKQLYVGEQTKSELQRVCLEKVNGLYQGAVFHFLEGFEAGLVPVRQAEDGTVFIGGTNRGWASSGSKPFTFERVRWTGKTPFEMHTISALRDGFEVSFTEPVDAETAGKPESYALDAWTYIYQAEYGSPEVDHFKPKVMAAEVSADKMKVRLKVNGMVQGHVHHLKAAGVKAASGAKLWHDEGWYTLNEIPK, from the coding sequence ATGAACAGCCTACTCACCCACGCTTCCCTCTGCGGATTGATCGCCACCGGTCTGGTGACCGCGCTTCAGGCCCAGCAGCAATCCGACTTCTACATCCGGGAGGAGATCCCGCTACCACCGGGCGAGGTGATGGAGCTGGGCTCGATCGCGCTGATGCCGGAGCAGAAGATCGCGGTGACTTCGCGGCGCGGCGACCTGTGGATCTGCACGGGCGCGTATGGCTCCGATCTCTCGAAGGTGAACTGGTCGAAGTTCGCGGAGGGGCTGCACGAGCCGCTGGGAATGTTCTGGAAGGATGGCTGGCTGTATCTGACGCAGCGCCCGGAGATCACGCGGATCAAGGATAGCGACGGCGACGGCAAGGCCGATACCTTCGAGACGATCAACTCGGACTGGGGGATCAAGGGGGACTATCATGAATATATCTTCGGCTCCGATCCGGATAAGAACGGGGATATCTGGACGGTGCTGTGCCTGACGGGCTCCTTCACCGCGGAATCGCCGTATCGTGGCTGGGCGCTGAGGATCACGCCGAAGGGCGAGATGATCCCGACCTGCTCGGGAATCCGCTCGCCGGGGGGGATTGGCATGAATGCGGAGGGCGATGTCTTCTATACCGACAACCAAGGGCCGTGGAACGGCTCGTCCTCGCTGAAGTGGCTGAAGCCGGGTTCCTTCCAAGGCAATCCGCAGGGGAACAAGTTCTATGCGGATACGAAGGCGATCGGGCCGCGGCCGGTGGAGCCGAACGACAAGTCACGGATCCTGGCAGAGCGGAAGCGGATCCCGGAATTCGTGCCGCCGACAGTGGTATTCCCGCACGCGAAGGTGGGGCACTCACCCTCGGGGATCGTGGCGGACACGACGGGCGGGAAGTTCGGCCCCTGGGAGAAGCAGCTCTACGTGGGCGAGCAGACGAAATCCGAACTGCAGCGCGTGTGTCTGGAGAAGGTGAACGGGCTCTATCAGGGCGCGGTGTTCCATTTTCTGGAAGGCTTTGAAGCCGGGCTGGTGCCCGTGCGGCAGGCGGAGGACGGCACGGTATTCATCGGCGGGACGAACCGCGGTTGGGCATCGAGCGGGAGCAAGCCCTTCACCTTCGAGCGGGTGCGGTGGACGGGCAAGACGCCCTTCGAGATGCATACAATCTCGGCGCTGCGGGATGGCTTCGAGGTGAGCTTCACCGAGCCGGTGGATGCGGAGACGGCGGGCAAGCCGGAGTCCTATGCGCTGGATGCTTGGACCTACATCTATCAGGCGGAGTATGGCTCGCCGGAGGTGGATCACTTCAAGCCGAAGGTGATGGCTGCGGAAGTATCCGCGGACAAGATGAAGGTGCGGCTGAAGGTGAACGGGATGGTGCAGGGGCATGTGCACCATTTGAAGGCGGCAGGGGTGAAGGCGGCCTCCGGGGCGAAGCTATGGCATGACGAGGGGTGGTATACGCTGAACGAGATACCGAAGTGA
- a CDS encoding PA14 domain-containing protein, which yields MLLRAALLAPLCALPLHAQDGGQLYTLYCSACHGADGKGATGGTFPPLAGSDWVMGDAARPVKIVLHGLHGEVEVDGRKFNLEMPPQGSVLPDDQIAAILSYARTSWGNKAEVVTAEFVKATREATADRKGPWTQDEILKLHPLPAAKPPIANLISQVYKGEWQKLPDFSTLKAENIEEEHDGKISIKKAGHTDLFGMVWEGDLTAPYSADYLFRIDADDGARVIIDGKTVAEVNGTGPMDGGRGKEGSIKLEAGPHKIRVEYFEYYGNEGIALAWRNASVPGWKSLSDTSVKGGREPIPLVPLNGRAVVYRNFIEGTTPRGIGIGFPGNVNMAYSADDLAPELIWTGSFMDASRHWTDRGQGNQAPAGEKVVKLSGSRALPDNARFRGYKLDAAGNPTFSVQVGAQFLLDTWKPAGATGEPALARTIAVNGEGGPMEILIAEKAGVKEGPEGFELGAVRVKAEGEGLVSRDGKVFVKVSPGKPATVTYSWK from the coding sequence ATGCTGCTCCGCGCCGCTCTCCTCGCCCCGCTCTGTGCCCTGCCACTCCATGCCCAGGACGGAGGCCAGCTCTACACGCTCTACTGCTCCGCCTGCCACGGTGCCGATGGCAAGGGGGCAACGGGAGGAACCTTTCCACCGCTGGCCGGGAGCGATTGGGTGATGGGCGATGCGGCGCGGCCGGTGAAGATCGTGCTGCACGGCCTGCACGGCGAGGTGGAGGTGGACGGCCGGAAATTCAACCTGGAGATGCCACCGCAAGGCAGCGTGCTGCCGGACGACCAGATCGCGGCGATCCTGAGCTATGCGCGGACGAGCTGGGGCAACAAGGCGGAGGTGGTGACGGCGGAGTTCGTGAAGGCGACGCGAGAGGCCACGGCGGACCGGAAAGGGCCGTGGACCCAGGATGAGATCCTGAAGCTGCATCCCCTACCCGCGGCAAAGCCACCGATCGCGAACCTGATCTCACAGGTCTACAAAGGCGAGTGGCAGAAGCTGCCGGACTTCTCCACGCTCAAGGCGGAGAACATCGAGGAAGAGCACGATGGCAAGATCAGCATCAAGAAGGCCGGACATACGGATCTCTTCGGGATGGTGTGGGAAGGAGACCTGACTGCCCCCTACTCTGCGGACTATCTTTTCCGCATCGATGCCGACGACGGTGCGCGCGTGATCATCGACGGGAAGACGGTGGCGGAGGTGAACGGGACCGGGCCGATGGATGGCGGTCGCGGGAAAGAAGGCTCGATCAAGCTGGAGGCCGGTCCTCACAAAATCCGCGTGGAATACTTCGAGTATTACGGCAACGAGGGTATCGCGCTGGCGTGGCGGAATGCGAGCGTGCCGGGCTGGAAGAGCCTCTCCGACACCTCGGTGAAAGGCGGACGCGAACCGATCCCGCTGGTGCCGCTGAACGGGCGGGCCGTGGTCTACCGCAACTTCATCGAGGGAACCACGCCGCGTGGCATCGGCATCGGATTCCCGGGCAACGTGAACATGGCATACAGCGCGGACGATCTCGCGCCGGAGCTGATCTGGACCGGCTCGTTCATGGATGCCTCGCGGCACTGGACGGATCGCGGGCAAGGTAACCAGGCGCCGGCGGGCGAGAAGGTGGTGAAGCTGAGCGGGAGTCGGGCGCTGCCGGATAATGCGCGCTTCCGCGGCTACAAGCTGGATGCGGCAGGGAACCCGACCTTCTCGGTGCAGGTGGGAGCGCAGTTTTTGTTAGACACGTGGAAGCCTGCAGGTGCTACCGGAGAGCCGGCCCTAGCGCGCACGATCGCCGTGAATGGAGAGGGAGGCCCGATGGAGATCCTGATCGCGGAGAAGGCGGGGGTGAAGGAGGGGCCGGAGGGTTTCGAGCTGGGTGCGGTTCGCGTGAAGGCGGAGGGGGAAGGTCTCGTCAGTCGGGATGGGAAGGTCTTCGTGAAGGTTTCACCCGGAAAGCCGGCAACGGTTACCTACTCGTGGAAGTGA
- a CDS encoding Uma2 family endonuclease, translating to MAVVAEHKKTVADFMALGEGPPYAQLIDGEIIMAPSPFRNHQQLVLNLILVIGNHLESGADPGKLFVAPFDVHLSEHNVLCPDLCFFSGERLELLSERGAEGAPDLVIEVLSPSTARRDRKVKREIYARYGAKELWLVSPDTETIEVFDFFTKRDEPVMVLENGTHPAITTKLLPGLEIPLGRIFRR from the coding sequence ATGGCTGTAGTCGCGGAGCACAAGAAAACCGTCGCCGATTTCATGGCGCTCGGGGAAGGCCCGCCCTACGCCCAGCTGATCGACGGCGAGATCATCATGGCCCCCTCCCCTTTCCGGAATCACCAACAACTGGTATTGAACTTGATCCTGGTCATCGGGAACCACTTGGAGTCCGGTGCAGATCCCGGGAAGTTATTTGTCGCCCCCTTTGACGTGCACCTGAGCGAGCACAACGTGCTCTGCCCGGATCTCTGCTTTTTCTCCGGGGAGCGGCTTGAACTTCTTTCCGAGCGAGGTGCGGAAGGAGCCCCGGACTTAGTGATCGAAGTGCTATCGCCATCCACCGCCCGGCGGGACCGCAAGGTAAAGCGGGAGATCTATGCTCGATATGGCGCGAAGGAGCTGTGGTTGGTAAGTCCGGATACCGAGACGATCGAGGTTTTCGATTTCTTCACGAAGCGTGACGAACCGGTAATGGTGCTGGAGAACGGGACCCATCCCGCGATCACTACCAAACTGCTTCCCGGGCTGGAGATTCCTTTGGGGAGAATCTTCCGGCGCTGA
- a CDS encoding N-acetylmuramoyl-L-alanine amidase: MKSRALPFLIPIVLGAAVMLLVLRKAPPGPTPEDPGRTAGKATLSDLAGSPDWLEINRYQSTISRRNFLRLMDDVFTVSPAWRDYFKVGDQAVEIQTAPGESFQLRFAPEGIESPAPRYWRSCLELPAAPADQPLAGLKIAIDPGHIGGDWAKMEERWFQIPGSPPVQEGDMTLQVAKLMKPKLEAMGAIVTLVRDKTEPVTPLRPEMLREEAGKSSAGGDIVRLSERLFYRTAEIRARAKLVNETIQPDLVLCLHFNADAWGNPAAPTLVPKNHFHMILNGAYTDDEVGLADQRHDLLLKLLQGIHTEEANLAQATATAFVERTAMPPYIYFGGVGTAKNVQGNPYLWARNLLANRIYHCPVLYYEPYVMNSQEDHARMIAGDYEGLREVAGKNRPSIFREYADAAVLGLQRYYTSNRAVER, from the coding sequence ATGAAGTCCCGCGCGCTGCCCTTCCTGATCCCGATTGTACTGGGCGCGGCCGTGATGCTGCTGGTGCTCCGGAAAGCGCCCCCCGGCCCGACCCCGGAAGACCCCGGGAGGACGGCGGGGAAGGCCACACTCTCGGACTTGGCAGGTAGCCCGGACTGGCTGGAAATCAACCGCTACCAATCGACCATCTCGCGCCGAAACTTCCTGCGGCTGATGGACGATGTTTTCACCGTTTCGCCCGCGTGGCGGGACTACTTCAAGGTGGGGGATCAGGCAGTCGAGATCCAGACCGCGCCGGGCGAAAGCTTCCAGCTGCGATTCGCACCGGAGGGAATCGAGTCCCCTGCCCCGCGCTACTGGCGGAGCTGCCTGGAGCTGCCCGCGGCCCCGGCGGACCAGCCGCTGGCGGGCCTGAAGATCGCGATCGATCCCGGCCACATCGGCGGGGACTGGGCGAAGATGGAGGAGCGCTGGTTCCAGATCCCGGGATCTCCGCCGGTGCAGGAGGGCGACATGACTCTGCAGGTGGCGAAGCTGATGAAGCCGAAGCTGGAGGCAATGGGCGCGATCGTGACGCTGGTGCGCGACAAGACCGAACCGGTGACGCCGCTGCGCCCGGAGATGCTGCGCGAGGAAGCCGGCAAGAGCAGCGCGGGCGGGGACATCGTGAGGCTATCCGAGAGGCTTTTCTACCGCACCGCGGAGATCCGTGCGCGCGCCAAGCTGGTGAACGAAACGATCCAGCCGGATCTGGTGCTGTGCCTGCACTTCAACGCGGATGCCTGGGGCAATCCCGCGGCACCAACGCTAGTGCCGAAGAATCACTTCCACATGATCCTGAACGGGGCTTACACGGACGACGAGGTCGGCCTGGCGGACCAGCGGCACGACCTGCTGCTAAAGCTGCTGCAGGGCATCCACACGGAGGAGGCGAACCTGGCCCAGGCGACGGCGACGGCCTTCGTGGAGCGCACCGCGATGCCGCCCTACATTTACTTCGGCGGGGTGGGCACGGCGAAGAACGTGCAGGGGAACCCCTATCTGTGGGCGCGCAATCTCCTGGCCAACCGCATCTATCACTGCCCGGTGCTCTACTATGAACCCTACGTGATGAACTCGCAGGAGGATCATGCGCGGATGATCGCGGGGGACTATGAAGGCCTGCGGGAGGTGGCGGGAAAGAACCGGCCCTCGATCTTCCGCGAGTATGCGGATGCGGCGGTGCTGGGGCTGCAGCGCTACTATACCTCCAACCGGGCGGTGGAGCGGTGA